In the Hydrogenimonas thermophila genome, AATTTCTAACTTCATCTTCAAACTTGTGAAGCTCTTCTATGTTTAGCCCTGCTACGTGTCCAACCGGAACAGTAAATGCCAAAGAGCTGTTTTTATCGCTTTGCATATCCATTCCATCTACCAAAGCTTTAAGTACACGCATTGAAATTCTTCTTGGCAATACAAAAAGAAGTAAAGATACATTCTCTTCAAGTGTAAGACCAAAAAATATTTTCTTCTCTTTCAATCCAAGATTACGCCCTCTGGTAATTGTAACTGCCCCTGCTCCTGCTTTTTTTGCCAACTCAATTGCTTCCTCTTCTCTCTCTTCTGGCACAATAGCCACCAATGCAACAAATTTCATACTCTTATGCCTCCTTTTTGGCTAAATATTGAGCGTAAATTCCGTATCCCATTACAGTAATCATAGGAAACAAAGATGCAAATGCAATTAGACCAAACCCATCTATAAGAGGATTTCTCCCCTCAATATTTTCTGCTAATCCCAATCCCAATGCTGCAACAAGTGGAACTGTTACGGTTGAAGTAGTTACTCCACCGCTATCATAAGCAATAGGAATAATATACCTTGGTGCAAAATATGTCATAGCAATAACTACAATATAACCTACAATTATATAGTAATGAATAGGATCTCCAACAACTATGCGAAAAGCACCCAAAGCAATTCCAATGGCTACACCAACTGCTACAGCTACTCTAAGAAATGTCTGGTTAATCCTTCCTTCACTAACCTCCTCAGCTTTTATGGCAATAGCCAACAATGCAGGTTCAGCCATTGTTGTTGAAAATCCAATAAGAAAACCAAAAAGATAGATTAGTAAATCATTCTTCATAGAAGTCAATTGAAATGCAATTGTCTCACCAATAGGGAAAAGCCCCATTTCTAACCCAAGAATAAATGCATAAAGACCTAAAATGACTAAAACTATACCTACAATAATTTTATGTAGATGAGCAACAGCTTTTTTAATAACAGCATACTGAAAGAAGAAAATAACAGCTAAAATTGGTAAAACATCTTTGATAACTGCTAAAAGATCCCAAAAAATATTTGATAGATTAAAACTGCTCTCCTCTTTTATAGCTTTAGATACAGCATCTTCAACAACAGCAATTGCAGCTTCAGCACTCTCTGGTACCAATGCATAGACAATAATTCCGTAAAGCTGCACAAAAATCATTGGAGTTAAAGAAGCAAAAGCTATAAGACCAAACCCATCTATTGCAGGATTTCGTCCTTTAATAGAGGTGGCCAAACCAATTCCCAATGCTGCTACAAGAGGTACTGTTACAGTTGAAGTTGTTACCCCACCACTATCATAAGCTAAACCAATGATCTCTTTTGGTGCAAAGAATGTAATACCAACTACAAGAATATAACCTGCTATAATATAATAATGAATAGGATGACCAGTTAGAATACGAAATACTCCAAGAGCAATTGCAAACCCAACTGAAAATGCAACAGTCATACGTAGAAAAAATGCATCAATCTTTCCTGCACTTATGGCAGCAGCTTTATCTGCTATGGCAATTAAAGCAGGTTCTGCTACAGTTGTGGAAAAGCCTATAGTAAATGCAAAAAGTAAAAGCCAAAAAACTGATCCCTTTTTTGCAAAATCGATAGCTAAATTTTCACCAATAGGAAATATTCCTAGTTCAAGTCCACGAATAAAAAGAGCAAGACCAACAGCTACAATAATAAGACCAATAATAATAGAAGATAAGTTTTCAGGCATTGTCTGTACAATTGCTGCCTGAAAAAAAGTAACAACAATTATGATGGGAACTAAATCTTTAAATGAATTTTTTAAATCAGTTAAAAATATTTTAGCCGATTCCATAAACATTACTATCCCCCACCATATTTTGGTAAATATTGTAACAATTTTAATTCAATTAATATGATATAAATTATGAATTAGAGTGATTAAGATATAAATTGTTTCAAAAAGTATCATTTACGGTTTTCTAGTGCAAAATATGTTTTATACTTCAATACCAATCTTATTTTTATGTTTAAATCCACTTAAGAGTTTTTCATAGAGAATTGTTTTTGTATCTCCTATACTATATTGAGCTATAGAAATTCTATTCTTTCCAATTATCTTTTGTACTCTTTTTGTATATTGCATAATATCATCTAAAGATGTATTTGGAAGTAAAACTGCATAATATTTAAAATCTATTTTTCCAAAATAATCGCTTTTTCTAATCATGTTATTTATATTTTTTGCACTAGACTTATCTGCCTGAAATCCAACCAATAAAAATTGCTGATTATATCGTTGAGCTCTACTTATCTCTTTTTCAACTAACTCTTCAAATATAATTTCATTATAAGCACCTGTATATGGCTCTTTTTTTAATAAATCTTTTATATCTTTTACAATTATGTTATATTCAGTTGCTTTATCTAATTTTAAATCATCTTTTTCAAAAAACAAATAGATTATCAATAAGATCGTATATATAAAAATAGATAATATTACAACACCAAGCACTATTGTTACTAACATTTCTTTATAAACAAACTTGTCATTTAAAGAGACAATCATAATAAGTGCCAAACCACCTTTCATGCCTCCTAATGTTAAAATATTTAACCATCTTAACGGATATTTTTTATAAATTATAAATAAAGACAAAACCAAATATCTTATTACTGTAGTTAAAATAAACACATATAAAATTTCGGCTTTGTACCGCCACAATGATTCAAGTTCAATTACAGTAGCAATTGATATAAAAATAACAGCATTTGCAAAAAATCCAATATACTGTGACTCTTTTATATATGCTCTAAAATTTAAATTTCCCTCTTGTGTAGTTAGGCTAAGTAGTAGTGCAACTGCATTTTTATTTTTATAATGCCCACCTTTGTTAAAAAGATATTTAAAAAATATAACTGCAATAACAACAGATAGAATACCAGATAATCTTAATTCATCTGATATTAAAAAACATACACTTGCCATTAAATATACAACGATAAATTTACAAAAATACTCTTGAGAAATATTAAATAGATAATATCCAATCAAACCTGCTGTTACTCCTATTGCAATAGAAAATACAATTATTTTTAAAGTCAAAGTAGCTAAAAAAGCAGCTGTTAGGTCATCACCTTGCGACAATGGAATAGCTATAAAAAAAAATATTACCATTGCCGTAATGTCATTAAATAAAGACTCTCCTTCTGCATATAACTTTAACTTATGCGGTATTTTAAATTTTGAAAAAATAGCACTTACAGAAACAACATCCGTAGCCATAAGGGGTGTAAAAAGTAAAAGAAGATGAAAAAATTCAAGATTTTTAAAAAAATTGATCTTATATGTAAAAACTACAGCTATAGCAATTGAAACTATTACCGCTACAACAGCAAGATAAAATATTCCAGATGTATTCTCTTTTAACTCATCAGTAGAAAGACCAAGTACATCAGGAATTAAAATTATTGGTAACATTAAGTAC is a window encoding:
- a CDS encoding transcriptional regulator → MKFVALVAIVPEEREEEAIELAKKAGAGAVTITRGRNLGLKEKKIFFGLTLEENVSLLLFVLPRRISMRVLKALVDGMDMQSDKNSSLAFTVPVGHVAGLNIEELHKFEDEVRNLL
- a CDS encoding DUF1538 domain-containing protein, producing the protein MESAKIFLTDLKNSFKDLVPIIIVVTFFQAAIVQTMPENLSSIIIGLIIVAVGLALFIRGLELGIFPIGENLAIDFAKKGSVFWLLLFAFTIGFSTTVAEPALIAIADKAAAISAGKIDAFFLRMTVAFSVGFAIALGVFRILTGHPIHYYIIAGYILVVGITFFAPKEIIGLAYDSGGVTTSTVTVPLVAALGIGLATSIKGRNPAIDGFGLIAFASLTPMIFVQLYGIIVYALVPESAEAAIAVVEDAVSKAIKEESSFNLSNIFWDLLAVIKDVLPILAVIFFFQYAVIKKAVAHLHKIIVGIVLVILGLYAFILGLEMGLFPIGETIAFQLTSMKNDLLIYLFGFLIGFSTTMAEPALLAIAIKAEEVSEGRINQTFLRVAVAVGVAIGIALGAFRIVVGDPIHYYIIVGYIVVIAMTYFAPRYIIPIAYDSGGVTTSTVTVPLVAALGLGLAENIEGRNPLIDGFGLIAFASLFPMITVMGYGIYAQYLAKKEA
- a CDS encoding cation:proton antiporter, with product MASKKVQVEISKVYRLLEIFTILLFLILLSKLVESKINIPFILVIIIFAFMANYFLDLSFLKDSFYEIMYLMLPIILIPDVLGLSTDELKENTSGIFYLAVVAVIVSIAIAVVFTYKINFFKNLEFFHLLLLFTPLMATDVVSVSAIFSKFKIPHKLKLYAEGESLFNDITAMVIFFFIAIPLSQGDDLTAAFLATLTLKIIVFSIAIGVTAGLIGYYLFNISQEYFCKFIVVYLMASVCFLISDELRLSGILSVVIAVIFFKYLFNKGGHYKNKNAVALLLSLTTQEGNLNFRAYIKESQYIGFFANAVIFISIATVIELESLWRYKAEILYVFILTTVIRYLVLSLFIIYKKYPLRWLNILTLGGMKGGLALIMIVSLNDKFVYKEMLVTIVLGVVILSIFIYTILLIIYLFFEKDDLKLDKATEYNIIVKDIKDLLKKEPYTGAYNEIIFEELVEKEISRAQRYNQQFLLVGFQADKSSAKNINNMIRKSDYFGKIDFKYYAVLLPNTSLDDIMQYTKRVQKIIGKNRISIAQYSIGDTKTILYEKLLSGFKHKNKIGIEV